In Uranotaenia lowii strain MFRU-FL chromosome 2, ASM2978415v1, whole genome shotgun sequence, one genomic interval encodes:
- the LOC129744488 gene encoding uncharacterized protein LOC129744488 isoform X1: MAKIRDLPEEVLLIIFSYLKLRDRKVASRVSRLWNHLIFSDRPMRTIALHVTDYLKPKERKCLMSSKRLYRNLILEWVEASCVPFLDEVLRKFGGDITTLKLSTYVVTPPVLVKFLLRTPKLDELIIEGCFVSDDCDLPIPPYKHIRALQLSQRGFEHEVGELIPRVFPNLESLDVMASEAAAMSLISFYARQLKCLHLHMESEQYRKFCNLDGLENLKRLNIYWPQSCDQRLVVESYRQMRNLESACLSGPINEDSFKIICNQWNQLQYLSLNVHSLKVPAFRQITQLKHIKVLKLQGSVRETNFLQGISLPSVLSLILDGVTSENGFYSNLVAFVPNIQLLHIYDHTIDNANVMLITKTMTSLRALSLEYCYQLKDEAFRFLNHLKDLVELRCWSVPISENALVKFPKCPNLRNLSIGGSGWQITDKTILDIPQVFPALRELTIADCFKVHEDTIYTLQERMRGCAVYRQERPDPDRDTEQAWAKRW, encoded by the exons ATGGCCAAAATACGTGACCTTCCTGAAGAG GTGCTTCTCATCATATTTAGCTATCTGAAACTGCGGGACAGGAAGGTGGCCTCTCGAGTGTCTCGGCTATGGAACCACCTTATATTCTCGGATCGTCCGATGCGAACTATAGCCCTTCACGTGACGGACTACCTTAAGCCGAAGGAACGAAAATGTCTGATGAGCTCCAAGCGGCTCTATCGGAACTTGATTCTGGAATGGGTCGAAGCTTCCTGCGTTCCCTTTTTGGATGAGGTATTGAGGAAGTTTGGCGGGGACATTACGACCCTTAAACTGTCGACCTACGTAGTAACTCCTCCTGTCTTGGTAAAGTTCCTTCTCAGGACTCCTAAACTAGACGAGCTGATCATCGAAGGATGTTTCGTCAGCGATGATTGTGATTTGCCGATTCCCCCGTATAAACATATTAGGGCACTCCAATTATCGCAGCGCGGTTTTGAGCATGAAGTTGGGGAACTGATTCCGAGGGTCTTTCCCAATTTGGAATCTCTAGATGTGATGGCGAGTGAAGCTGCTGCTATGAGCTTAATTTCATTCTATGCTCGTCAGCTCAAATGTCTTCACCTGCATATGGAAAGTGAGCAGTaccgaaaattttgcaatctggATGGTTTAGAAAACCTCAAACGACTCAATATCTACTGGCCACAATCCTGCGATCAAAGACTAGTTGTGGAATCGTATCGACAGATGAGGAATTTAGAAAGCGCTTGCCTATCGGGTCCTATCAACGAGgatagtttcaaaattatttgcaacCAATGGAATCAGCTTCAGTACCTGAGTCTCAATGTCCATTCGTTAAAAGTACCCGCGTTCCGCCAAATAACTCAGCTGAAGCATATTAAAGTCCTCAAACTACAGGGATCGGTTCGGGAAACGAACTTCCTGCAGGGCATAAGTCTTCCTAGTGTTTTGAGTCTCATTCTCGATGGTGTCACCAGTGAGAACGGTTTCTACAGCAATCTTGTGGCTTTTGTTCCCAACATTCAACTGTTACACATCTACGATCATACCATCGACAATGCCAATGTCATGTTGATCACCAAAACTATGACATCACTCAGGGCGCTTTCGTTGGAGTATTGCTACCAG cttaaaGATGAGGCTTTCCGATTTCTGAACCACCTGAAGGATCTGGTAGAGCTGCGGTGCTGGTCGGTGCCAATTTCCGAGAATGCTCTAGTCAAATTCCCCAAATGTCCTAACCTACGAAACCTAAGCATCGGAGGAAGTGGATGG CAGATTACCGACAAAACCATCCTGGACATCCCCCAGGTGTTCCCGGCACTTCGGGAACTAACGATTGCCGACTGTTTCAAGGTGCACGAGGACACAATCTACACTCTGCAAGAGCGGATGCGTGGCTGTGCTGTCTACAGACAGGAACGACCCGATCCAGATCGGGACACGGAACAAGCCTGGGCTAAGCGGTGGTAA
- the LOC129744486 gene encoding uncharacterized protein LOC129744486, which yields MDLDVLPPELTWNILENLTDLKDRKNASLVCKAWNRMLFNSSKSLRNVRVRFCLRPTALDGLEPNEILDRMFEVMFRSKRNYVTVEFFHINFERLLARDFLFFVVQLCCDTIECVRFTNCYGLKRSELWQLLSLLGNLRELVVSGGIKYDELDQEVVKLPLLEKLTLDIGDDCRLYRDFPSQAPNLKCFSVRTIYGCADLRDVTITRSFSHQLNSLSFSTNRSYNYSEFSEMNFTNLTKLDLKVSGSLWPQLFKQTKLIQSLKLEANINDDIIATICTTCTKIKTLTLFCSNLIESIKFNMLTRLENLEQLSVRGIHKFSWRHISFPKLKSLHLDNVGNDFTNFLKDLKALESLEIHDTKLRNEQLIKITLNAPTVRRLELAFCTKISDKGFKHLSDMVGLEELRLWAIQVSKTIDERLLCPRLRKIILYFNDNIEDCTLEGLAKRIPQLQQLVLYDCYRMSPQGVVKLRQVLPNCHVLELYRGDELPPVLSGETQIYYRNAEYPNGVLKQELPFQWF from the exons ATGGATTTAGACGTGCTACCTCCGGAACTGACTTGGAATATTTTGGAGAACCTTACCGATCTGAAGGACCGCAAAAATGCATCTCTGGTATGTAAAGCATGGAACCGGATGTTGTTCAACTCGTCTAAATCGCTGCGGAATGTTCGGGTACGATTTTGTTTGCGACCGACTGCGCTGGATGGTTTGGAACCGAACGAAATTTTGGACCGGATGTTCGAGGTCATGTTCCGGAGCAAAAGAAACTACGTCACGGTCGAGTTTTTCCACATCAATTTCGAGCGGCTCCTAGCGCGGGATTTTCTGTTCTTTGTTGTCCAGCTGTGTTGTGATACTATCGAATGTGTACGTTTTACTAATTGTTATGGCCTGAAAAGGAGCGAACTGTGGCAGCTTTTAAGCCTATTAGGAAATTTACGAGAGCTTGTAGTATCCGGTGGGATCAAATATGACGAACTAGACCAGGAAGTAGTGAAGCTTcctttgttggaaaaattaacaTTGGACATAGGAGACGATTGTAGGCTGTACAGGGACTTCCCTTCGCAAGCTCCTAACTTAAAGTGTTTTAGCGTACGTACAATTTACGGTTGTGCAGATCTCCGGGATGTCACCATAACCAGATCATTTAGCCATCAGCTTAATAGTTTAAGTTTCAGCACAAATCGAAGCTACAATTATTCGGAATTCTCAGAAATGAATTTTACAAACCTGACAAAGCTCGATTTGAAAGTTTCCGGCTCTTTATGGCCTCAACTTTTTAAGCAAACTAAACTTATTCAAAGTCTCAAATTAGAGGCCAATATCAACGATGACATTATAGCCACCATTTGTACGACTTGCACCAAAATCAAAACGCTCACCCTATTTTGCTCCAATTTGATCGAATCGATCAAATTTAATATGCTAACACGTCTCGAGAATCTGGAGCAACTGTCAGTCAGAGGAATCCACAAGTTCAGCTGGCGACATATTTCATTTCCAAAGCTTAAAAGCCTTCACCTTGACAATGTTGGTAATGATTTCACCAACTTCCTGAAAGACCTCAAAGCGCTAGAGTCTTTGGAAATCCACGACACCAAACTGCGGAACGAGCAACTCATCAAAATAACACTGAATGCGCCAACAGTTCGACGGCTGGAGTTGGCATTCTGCACCAAGATAAGCGACAAAGGCTTCAAACATTTGTCCGATATGGTTGGGCTGGAAGAGCTGCGACTCTGGGCCATTCAGGTCTCAAAAACTATCGACGAACGGTTGCTGTGTCCACGTTTGAGGAAAATAATTCTCTACTTCAATGATAAC ATCGAAGATTGCACCCTGGAAGGGCTGGCCAAAAGAATCCCTCAACTGCAACAGCTGGTCCTGTACGATTGCTATCGGATGAGCCCCCAGGGAGTGGTCAAGCTGCGCCAGGTTCTGCCCAACTGCCACGTGCTTGAACTGTATCGCGGGGACGAACTGCCACCGGTTTTGTCCGGTGAAACCCAGATCTACTACCGGAACGCCGAGTATCCCAACGGAGTGCTCAAGCAGGAACTGCCCTTTCAGTGGTTTTAA
- the LOC129744485 gene encoding alpha-N-acetylglucosaminidase, protein MRSVTFGVIFIFVTLLLLGGSASCNDDPSRFDEHILKYVRSETTEEVQQRAVSELIVRLLPERVDEFKVIVDSSLKRNSFKINKQKELDKVLITGSSGVAAAKGLYHYLKYFCGCHISWDGDQLDLPDVLPNADITIEATSSIVYYQNVCTWSYSFTWWTWKDWRRHIDWMALQGITLGLAPFQEDIWTEIYEEYNLTQHDIDAHLSGPGFFAWQRMGNIRGWGGPLTENFKRFSSALQKQIIREMRRFGMTLALPAFAGHLPVAFRDLFPNASLSSVDIWNGFPAQYASPLFLDPVDPLFREIGKKFLEKSIARYGTDHIYFSDPFNEVQPRSNSAKYLANAAAGIYQTMAEADPLAVWLLQGWMFVKNPFWSDRMIRSFMTAVPIGRMLVLDLQSEQFPQYIRTQSYHGQPFVWCTLSNFGGTLGMFGSMDLVFERMRLAMSNENFTMIGTGITPEGINQNYALYELTLELGWNPEIASVEDWIVTYVRNRYGGDYAAAIDAWKIFLRTVYSFRGLELMRGKYTFNRRPSLKIQPWVWYNVTDFKQGVELLLSTNATNNLFKRDVVDATRQFLQNIADRIYLNVIDSYKSRRPMSLQKFSQLFQDLLKDIDRLLRTYEHFLLGRWLASARSLGQTSLEKQKYEYNARNQITLWGPQGQIVDYANKQWAGVVKDFFLERWRLFFNELENALSTNGTVNDTKLRDKIFRTVELPFVTDNKRYPVKAEGDALVVALGIFQKWTQLDCDLKELPVSAPVGKKKVRKLPNE, encoded by the exons ATGCGATCGGTTACATttggagttatttttattttcgttacGCTACTACTGTTAGGTGGAAGTGCTTCCTGTAACGATGATCCTAGCCGCTTCGATGAACATATTTTGAAGTACGTCCGTAGTGAGACAACTGAAGAAGTGCAACAGCGCGCTGTCTCGGAATTGATCGTTCGTTTGCTCCCGGAGCGAGTCGATGAGTTCAAGGTCATCGTTGATAGCTCACTCAAACGGAACTCTTTTAAG ATCAACAAACAGAAAGAGCTAGACAAAGTTTTGATCACTGGATCAAGTGGGGTCGCAGCAGCTAAGGGATTGTACCattatttgaagtatttttgtgGATGTCATATATCATGGGACGGAGATCAACTGGATCTTCCTGATGTGTTACCCAACGCAGATATAACAATCGAAGCTACAAGCAG CATTGTGTACTATCAGAATGTGTGTACCTGGTCCTATTCGTTCACTTGGTGGACTTGGAAGGACTGGCGTCGCCATATCGATTGGATGGCACTTCAAGGCATAACTCTCGGCCTAGCACCCTTCCAGGAAGATATCTGGACCGAGATCTACGAAGAGTATAACCTGACCCAACATGATATTGACGCACACCTATCGGGGCCAGGGTTCTTTGCTTGGCAACGAATGGGAAACATCCGAGGTTGGGGAGGTCCACTGACCGAGAACTTCAAGAGATTCTCGTCCGCCCTTCAGAAGCAGATAATCCGTGAAATGCGCCGATTTGGTATGACCTTGGCTTTGCCGGCCTTCGCAGGTCATCTACCGGTAGCATTCCGAGACTTGTTTCCCAATGCCAGTCTCTCATCGGTAGATATTTGGAACGGGTTTCCTGCCCAATACGCCAGTCCACTGTTTTTGGATCCCGTAGATCCCCTATTTCGGGAAATAGGAAAAAAGTTCCTGGAGAAATCGATCGCGCGATACGGCACCGATCACATCTACTTCAGTGATCCGTTCAACGAAGTTCAACCCCGATCCAACAGTGCCAAATACCTGGCGAATGCGGCAGCCGGGATTTATCAGACCATGGCCGAAGCCGATCCCCTGGCGGTTTGGCTGCTACAGGGATGGATGTTTGTGAAGAACCCGTTCTGGAGTGATCGTATGATCCGGTCCTTCATGACAGCTGTGCCAATTGGGCGAATGTTGGTGTTGGATCTTCAGTCTGAGCAGTTCCCACAGTACATCCGGACTCAGTCGTACCATGGGCAACCTTTTGTGTGGTGTACGCTGAGCAACTTTGGAGGTACTTTGGGAATGTTCGGATCTATGGATTTGGTATTCGAGCGGATGCGACTGGCCATGAGTaacgaaaattttaccatgatcGGAACCGGAATCACACCAGAAGGCATCAATCAAAATTACGCGTTGTATGAGCTAACTCTGGAGCTGGGATGGAACCCGGAAATTGCAAGCGTTGAAGACTGGATAGTGACCTATGTGAGAAATCGGTATGGTGGAGATTATGCGGCTGCTATCGATGCTTGGAAAATTTTTCTGAGAACCGTGTATTCATTCAGAGGTTTGGAGTTGATGCGAGGAAAGTACACGTTCAACAGACGCCCGAGTCTAAAAATTCAACCttgg GTTTGGTACAACGTCACAGATTTCAAACAAGGAGTGGAACTCTTGCTGTCCACAAATGCCACCAACAATTTGTTCAAGCGTGACGTAGTCGATGCCACCAGGCAGTTTCTACAAAACATCGCAGACCGAATCTACCTCAACGTCATCGATAGCTATAAGTCCCGGCGCCCGATGAGCTTGCAAAAATTCTCTCAGCTGTTTCAAGATCTTTTGAAAGACATCGATCGGTTACTGCGAACGTATGAGCATTTTCTGCTAGGCCGTTGGTTGGCATCAGCCAGATCACTTGGTCAAACAAGTTTGGAAAAACAAAAGTACGAGTACAACGCACGGAATCAAATTACCCTGTGGGGTCCGCAAGGTCAGATCGTAGATTATGCCAACAAGCAGTGGGCCGGAGTAGTGAAAGACTTTTTCCTTGAAAGATGGCGATTATTCTTCAATGAATTAGAGAACGCATTAAGCACTAACGGGACCGTCAACGATACTAAACTTCGCGATAAAATATTCCGAACCGTTGAGCTTCCCTTCGTTACGGACAACAAGCGATATCCGGTAAAGGCGGAAGGTGACGCGCTTGTTGTGGCACTTGGAATCTTCCAAAAGTGGACGCAATTGGACTGTGATCTCAAAGAACTTCCAGTATCGGCACCAGTTGGAaagaaaaaagtaagaaaacttCCCAacgaataa
- the LOC129744488 gene encoding uncharacterized protein LOC129744488 isoform X3 — protein MRTIALHVTDYLKPKERKCLMSSKRLYRNLILEWVEASCVPFLDEVLRKFGGDITTLKLSTYVVTPPVLVKFLLRTPKLDELIIEGCFVSDDCDLPIPPYKHIRALQLSQRGFEHEVGELIPRVFPNLESLDVMASEAAAMSLISFYARQLKCLHLHMESEQYRKFCNLDGLENLKRLNIYWPQSCDQRLVVESYRQMRNLESACLSGPINEDSFKIICNQWNQLQYLSLNVHSLKVPAFRQITQLKHIKVLKLQGSVRETNFLQGISLPSVLSLILDGVTSENGFYSNLVAFVPNIQLLHIYDHTIDNANVMLITKTMTSLRALSLEYCYQLKDEAFRFLNHLKDLVELRCWSVPISENALVKFPKCPNLRNLSIGGSGWQITDKTILDIPQVFPALRELTIADCFKVHEDTIYTLQERMRGCAVYRQERPDPDRDTEQAWAKRW, from the exons ATGCGAACTATAGCCCTTCACGTGACGGACTACCTTAAGCCGAAGGAACGAAAATGTCTGATGAGCTCCAAGCGGCTCTATCGGAACTTGATTCTGGAATGGGTCGAAGCTTCCTGCGTTCCCTTTTTGGATGAGGTATTGAGGAAGTTTGGCGGGGACATTACGACCCTTAAACTGTCGACCTACGTAGTAACTCCTCCTGTCTTGGTAAAGTTCCTTCTCAGGACTCCTAAACTAGACGAGCTGATCATCGAAGGATGTTTCGTCAGCGATGATTGTGATTTGCCGATTCCCCCGTATAAACATATTAGGGCACTCCAATTATCGCAGCGCGGTTTTGAGCATGAAGTTGGGGAACTGATTCCGAGGGTCTTTCCCAATTTGGAATCTCTAGATGTGATGGCGAGTGAAGCTGCTGCTATGAGCTTAATTTCATTCTATGCTCGTCAGCTCAAATGTCTTCACCTGCATATGGAAAGTGAGCAGTaccgaaaattttgcaatctggATGGTTTAGAAAACCTCAAACGACTCAATATCTACTGGCCACAATCCTGCGATCAAAGACTAGTTGTGGAATCGTATCGACAGATGAGGAATTTAGAAAGCGCTTGCCTATCGGGTCCTATCAACGAGgatagtttcaaaattatttgcaacCAATGGAATCAGCTTCAGTACCTGAGTCTCAATGTCCATTCGTTAAAAGTACCCGCGTTCCGCCAAATAACTCAGCTGAAGCATATTAAAGTCCTCAAACTACAGGGATCGGTTCGGGAAACGAACTTCCTGCAGGGCATAAGTCTTCCTAGTGTTTTGAGTCTCATTCTCGATGGTGTCACCAGTGAGAACGGTTTCTACAGCAATCTTGTGGCTTTTGTTCCCAACATTCAACTGTTACACATCTACGATCATACCATCGACAATGCCAATGTCATGTTGATCACCAAAACTATGACATCACTCAGGGCGCTTTCGTTGGAGTATTGCTACCAG cttaaaGATGAGGCTTTCCGATTTCTGAACCACCTGAAGGATCTGGTAGAGCTGCGGTGCTGGTCGGTGCCAATTTCCGAGAATGCTCTAGTCAAATTCCCCAAATGTCCTAACCTACGAAACCTAAGCATCGGAGGAAGTGGATGG CAGATTACCGACAAAACCATCCTGGACATCCCCCAGGTGTTCCCGGCACTTCGGGAACTAACGATTGCCGACTGTTTCAAGGTGCACGAGGACACAATCTACACTCTGCAAGAGCGGATGCGTGGCTGTGCTGTCTACAGACAGGAACGACCCGATCCAGATCGGGACACGGAACAAGCCTGGGCTAAGCGGTGGTAA
- the LOC129744488 gene encoding uncharacterized protein LOC129744488 isoform X2: protein MAKIRDLPEEVLLIIFSYLKLRDRKVASRVSRLWNHLIFSDRPMRTIALHVTDYLKPKERKCLMSSKRLYRNLILEWVEASCVPFLDEVLRKFGGDITTLKLSTYVVTPPVLVKFLLRTPKLDELIIEGCFVSDDCDLPIPPYKHIRALQLSQRGFEHEVGELIPRVFPNLESLDVMASEAAAMSLISFYARQLKCLHLHMESEQYRKFCNLDGLENLKRLNIYWPQSCDQRLVVESYRQMRNLESACLSGPINEDSFKIICNQWNQLQYLSLNVHSLKVPAFRQITQLKHIKVLKLQGSVRETNFLQGISLPSVLSLILDGVTSENGFYSNLVAFVPNIQLLHIYDHTIDNANVMLITKTMTSLRALSLEYCYQLKDEAFRFLNHLKDLVELRCWSVPISENALVKFPKCPNLRNLSIGGSGWITDKTILDIPQVFPALRELTIADCFKVHEDTIYTLQERMRGCAVYRQERPDPDRDTEQAWAKRW from the exons ATGGCCAAAATACGTGACCTTCCTGAAGAG GTGCTTCTCATCATATTTAGCTATCTGAAACTGCGGGACAGGAAGGTGGCCTCTCGAGTGTCTCGGCTATGGAACCACCTTATATTCTCGGATCGTCCGATGCGAACTATAGCCCTTCACGTGACGGACTACCTTAAGCCGAAGGAACGAAAATGTCTGATGAGCTCCAAGCGGCTCTATCGGAACTTGATTCTGGAATGGGTCGAAGCTTCCTGCGTTCCCTTTTTGGATGAGGTATTGAGGAAGTTTGGCGGGGACATTACGACCCTTAAACTGTCGACCTACGTAGTAACTCCTCCTGTCTTGGTAAAGTTCCTTCTCAGGACTCCTAAACTAGACGAGCTGATCATCGAAGGATGTTTCGTCAGCGATGATTGTGATTTGCCGATTCCCCCGTATAAACATATTAGGGCACTCCAATTATCGCAGCGCGGTTTTGAGCATGAAGTTGGGGAACTGATTCCGAGGGTCTTTCCCAATTTGGAATCTCTAGATGTGATGGCGAGTGAAGCTGCTGCTATGAGCTTAATTTCATTCTATGCTCGTCAGCTCAAATGTCTTCACCTGCATATGGAAAGTGAGCAGTaccgaaaattttgcaatctggATGGTTTAGAAAACCTCAAACGACTCAATATCTACTGGCCACAATCCTGCGATCAAAGACTAGTTGTGGAATCGTATCGACAGATGAGGAATTTAGAAAGCGCTTGCCTATCGGGTCCTATCAACGAGgatagtttcaaaattatttgcaacCAATGGAATCAGCTTCAGTACCTGAGTCTCAATGTCCATTCGTTAAAAGTACCCGCGTTCCGCCAAATAACTCAGCTGAAGCATATTAAAGTCCTCAAACTACAGGGATCGGTTCGGGAAACGAACTTCCTGCAGGGCATAAGTCTTCCTAGTGTTTTGAGTCTCATTCTCGATGGTGTCACCAGTGAGAACGGTTTCTACAGCAATCTTGTGGCTTTTGTTCCCAACATTCAACTGTTACACATCTACGATCATACCATCGACAATGCCAATGTCATGTTGATCACCAAAACTATGACATCACTCAGGGCGCTTTCGTTGGAGTATTGCTACCAG cttaaaGATGAGGCTTTCCGATTTCTGAACCACCTGAAGGATCTGGTAGAGCTGCGGTGCTGGTCGGTGCCAATTTCCGAGAATGCTCTAGTCAAATTCCCCAAATGTCCTAACCTACGAAACCTAAGCATCGGAGGAAGTGGATGG ATTACCGACAAAACCATCCTGGACATCCCCCAGGTGTTCCCGGCACTTCGGGAACTAACGATTGCCGACTGTTTCAAGGTGCACGAGGACACAATCTACACTCTGCAAGAGCGGATGCGTGGCTGTGCTGTCTACAGACAGGAACGACCCGATCCAGATCGGGACACGGAACAAGCCTGGGCTAAGCGGTGGTAA